Sequence from the Helianthus annuus cultivar XRQ/B chromosome 13, HanXRQr2.0-SUNRISE, whole genome shotgun sequence genome:
ACGGTGCTGAACTCGGTGAAGGCCCAGCTGTGTTAGCCGTTCCTGAGCTGTTGGCGGGTCCCGAAGATGACACGGGCTGCTTTCTTTTTCTTCCAGTCTGGTTTTTTAAAAGCGTTAAATCGCATTAGCATCTTGAAACCatattatatatactataaaatATGCTATTTGTCaacatcaaacaactttagcccctcataTTTAGTAATAAACAACTTTAACCCCcacaactttaataatgacatgtttaacCCTTTAACTTTAATGATGACATGTTTAACCCTTTAACTTTAATGATGACATGTTTAACCCTtgaataatgacatgtttagccccttaaataaaacaactttagcccctcaacttcaataatgacatgtttagccccttaaataaaacaactttagcccctcaacttcaataataaacaactttaacccctcaactttaataatgacatgtttagccccttaactaaaacatcaaacaactttaactctcgcgatttgcttatttttatctacatttcgaACCCGCTGCAGAGCACAGGTGATAACCCGCTAGTTAGCGTTTAAAAACTCAAATAACAAGCAAAGGGTAAAGTTGTAAAATCCACACGACCTGATCgtttcctctaaacgaatttGACATGCTCCCATCCCCCACGCTGCTTGCACCAACAATCTTTTCTTGTTGAAGATTCATATTCGAATTTTGCGGCGGTGGTGCAGAAAGAGAATGATGAatctgttgttgttgctgattaccgttctgttgttgctgttgctgctgctgctgttgttgttgctgtaaTTGCGCCATTTTAATCTAAAGTCGAAAGTAAATAAAGTCACTTAACGGCTTAACCTCAATGCGTTgatttattattaattaattttaataaacaaTAACTAGGTATGAAAGTGAGAATTGAGAAATTACTTTAAGCAGCATATCTGTATCGTTACGGGGTAAACCAGGAATGGGAGATCCGACATTCGGAATGTCGCCAACGGAATTAGAAATACCATCTTTGCCCATACTTATACTTCGGTTATTAAGAAGCATTCTCAGTCGTCTGCTTTCGTCATTGGCTGATTGTGATGTCATGTTCTGTTGCGCTAGCAAAAGTTGTTGCTGATGTTGTGGTGACATCATTTGCAGCTGATGAAACGGTTGAGAGCCTTGCATGAATGACTTCTGTTGTTGCATTATACCAGATCGCAGCTGATCTAATCCCTGATAACATCAACAATAACAATCCCGCATATTTTACTTGTGCGTTTGAAAGGAACATAACATAAATATAGAAGTATACAACATTAACAAAACTTACGGTGAGAGGCCACCCTTTTAACGTCAAATTGTTACCACCTTGATTTGATCCTAAACGTAAAAAGGGCGTATTTAGTATTCAGTCATATACTTATGTGAAGTGATTTAAGTAAATGGCCAATGAAACAGAATTCCATAAAGTCAAAATGTACCGGGAATCCCAATCAAAGATACTTCGGGACCAGCAGCTCTAGGATTCAAAATTGGATTCATCTCCGTCTTTATTTCCTATATTTCAGTGTAGAACAGCCGAACGTAACTTAGATGACATTTTACCACAATAATCAAACGCATCAATGTGTTTTTGGTCTTCAAAACATTCAAACATGAGTTATTACTTACCGGAGCAGAGCCTGGAAGTTGTTGGCTGCGACCTTGGACTTGAGGCGACATACTGCCAGCTGTACCATGCAGCACTTGCCTGAAAAATTACACACGTGTGTTCCGAATTTTAAATTGGTTATCAGATAGTAAGCACCATGAGAACTAGAAAGAAAATTTTCCCACTTGTGAACGCGTGAAAATGTACATAAAATTCATAAGATTTGCATGAAATAACATTACCCTGAAGGTTGACCAGCTGCAGCTGCAGATTTCAAAATTGATGCTTGGTTTGGATCCAAAAGTTGACCGACATTCTCGCCGTACCTCTGCTAAGAAACCAAAATACAATATCTAAATTTGTCAACGAACTCCGCATAAAAGTCAACTATCTGGAACAATAAAAAAGAAGAAAGGTATACCTTCATAGCTGCATCATCTAAAGAATCCCTAGGGAGCGGTACTTTCAATTTCTCCTCATACATTTTGGTAGCAATAGCATTAACACCAGGGTTTGATCTCATAAGCGGATCGTTTCCAACAAGCCTGTTTGACCCTCCATTAAGAAGGTGAGAGCCATCTCTccgttgctgctgctgctgctgttgttgatgttgctgttgctgctgttgttgcgcttgttgttgttgctgctgctgttgctgttgctgctgttgttgtgcttgttgctgttgttgctgctgctgttgttgttgagcTTGACGTTGTAATATAAGCTGCTGCATTTGCATCTGTTgatgctgttgttgttgttgctgctgttgttgcggatgaggtgtttggtgcggctgctgctgctgctgctgttgctccCTCGCTTTGTTTAACTGAGTCTAAAACGTTACATAAGATATATaattaggggtgtaaacaagcccaaaggctcgagagctactcgtgatcggctcggttaaaagctcgaacgagccgagccttaacgagcccgagcccgagcctgaaatagagctccttttgttatcgagcccgagctcgagcctgaaatacaaagcttgtttaggctcacgagcctaaacgagcccatacaaatatttaattttttatatatataatatattagtaatgatgataacattgatgaGCTGAGCTAGAGCCGAGTTTTGGCTCGTTTAAGTGATGTTGAAGTGAGCTCGAGCCAAGTTTTTAGCTCGtttaaggttgttctcaaaatagttcgagccgagctcgagctttgggttttactcgcgagccgagcacGAGCTCAAAGAAGTAgactcgaaccgagccgagctcgagcttcataaaaacctaacgagccaagctcgggctcgactcggctcatttacacccctatatataatattataatgtGTGTATACACGTAAACATGAAGCTATATATATACAACTAGCAAACCTCAATGTAAGAAGCTGCGACTTCCGAGTGTTTCTCGTTAGTTCTCGCTATAAATATATCCCAAAACACAGACCACCACTCAAACAAAAAGCCACCGGGCGCATCAATAGCTGTAACatacaccaagaacgtacgattatgTCTCGAAAGACTAAAACACCCTTCAACAAAGTTGAACTTTTCATTAACAGGTTCTTACCAACAGGGTCAGATGAGACCTTTCCTTCGGCTTGAAACGCCTGAGCCGAAGCCTTTAAATCCCTTTTCACCAAGTAATCATGTATATAAACATCTAACCTATTAACCAAATCAAACCACAACATCAATTTACACAGAAATCAGTCTCTAGAACCAAATTAacttcaaaacaacataaaaactGTAAGCACAAACACTCTAACAGCATCAATTAACAAAACTATCTACCAaaataaaaaaaccctaaaaactgaaaccctagattaaacaaaacaaaacctAAACAGGATCAAGCAGCAAGTGTTCCATAACCAAAAGAGGAGCAACAAGTGTGTAAATCTAACAAGCAGAGCTACGGATGTAACAGAAATGATCATAAATTAGAACAAATTATGGGGAAAATGAAAGAAATTTACATTTTATCAGCTTCCCAGTGAGTTTGAGACATGTTTACGAAGAAGCAGGAGGATGAAGAATGATGAATTGAGTGTTAGATCTTCATGTAAGTAAGCTAGGGTTTGTGTTGTTCCGGTGAAACTGAAACCCTATGAGTAATTGATGTGAAAATTccagaataataataataataataataaatagaaAGGAAGATCCTTCAAGAAAGAAAGAGATAAGAGAGGGTAAAGAGAGAGAAAGGGGGGattgaagagagagaatgtctcAATGAGATAATTTTGTGTCTTAAGTTGGCTATTCACTTTCTTTTAACCTTTTTCTCATATTTTATTAtcatatattattataattataactataaaaattatatatgtatGTTCTTGTTTGAGTTCATATGATTTGATCTAGTTTGCTCTCAAAGCCATGTTTAAAAGGAGGAGTTTCCTTTTCGAATGATATCTGCGGGTTTTATAGTAGAGGGTCTTAATTAATTTAGcggcccatggctttatagcctagtggcatcttgggggtgggataaggctttgggaccaataggtcctgggttcgattcctacaaggggggtttttcccatatttattgggtttcctcctgaattggtgtataggcataatgcctagtggagatggatatgatcgggtggttccgctggtggcacgatgatactccagtggtccgtcagtgatccaaatttgccgttcaaaaaaaaaatttagcgTGTTTTATTTGTACTCGCTTAGTTACATGATTGTTTAGATTTTATGCTTAGATTATCGTGATATTTTGTTTGGCTTTTGTTTGTGTGCTTTGTTTCCCCGTAGGTTAAATCTATCAAGTGAAATGAGTTAATCTTCTTTCACTAATTATAACATTTTTGAACACACTCTTTAAAAAAAACGTTAAATTTAGTCTCATTAAAATTCACGATATAGACACACGAGTCTTAGaatataagttatattattagttatatttaatatttttttatttttaatatcaaatataccttgttgttattttttttaaagtagaATACATATTATACAGAGTAAGTTACAGATTATGTCATTTAACTATATGTAATTGCAGGGTATGTACTTTGTCTTTGCACTGTATGTCCTTTACTTAAAATTTATGCACGCTTTATATCCTTTCTACTAGCAAAAGTTAACTTTTTCtgttagtttttttatatatgactattttgccctcaTTAGTTAAAAGACAAATACGTAGTTTGGTCTTAatcaaaatatatgtatattcTTGTTTGAGTTCATATGATTTgatctaattttttttatatccttagtttttttataattaagtGATAAAATTATAATTACTTAATTCTTATTTCTATAATTAATATGGTTTGGTCTTAatcaaaatatatgtatattcTTGTTTGATTCATATGATTTAATCTAATTTGGTCTCAGAGCGACGCTTAAGAGGAGCGGTTTCTTTTTCGAACGATACCTGCAGATTTTATAGTATAGTGCCTTAATTAATTTGGTGTGTTTTATTTATACTCGATTGCTTGCATGATTGTTTAGATCCATGCTTAGATTGTTATGATATTTGTTTCCCGTAGGTTATCTTTATTTAGTGAAATGAGTTGATCTTCTTTCActaattataatattttttgaCACCATCTTTAAAAAAAACCTTAAATTTAGTCTCATTAAAATTCACGATCTATTCTAAAACACATGAGTCGTAAaatataagttatattattagTTATATTTTATATTGCTTATTTTAATCTTAGTACCAAATGTACCTTGTTGTTAAAattttttaagagtaaattacaagttttgtcctttatgtttatatcagATTGTAGGTGCTatccttttggccaaaagtttataggcggtgtccttaacctttcaaaatcttgcacgttttgtcctttaggccaaacctggttagaaatctcagtgAAAAACTGTCAtgtgtgcaatgcacatgagggtaaaatgatAATTTCCCTCTCAACCCTTTCTAATCCCCCATTTATAACCCTCACCCCTATTTCTTTAACAttgatgattgatgattgtaAATTGCTCAATAATTCCAATCTTCATGGCCATGTTAATATAAGAGCACCAAAAACAAcattatcatcaatcatcatccaatcccataaaagaaaaaagaaaagagtTTGTTTAATAAACTCTTAAGATGGTTATAAATAGGGGAATAGAAAGTTAAATTACCTGCAATGCCCAATTTTATTTTCTAATCCAATCCAAATACAGGTCGCTCGATACACAGAGAAGTAAACAAAATAGTAAACACGGGTCACGTATCTCCCGTCAGGGCTCGGATAACAGCAGTCAGAAGAGTGATAATAAATGTCGAATACAATTCAGTTCCAAATACATGACATCTGAAGAGATCGAAAGCGTTCTTAACATGCAGCATGCCACAACACACAACAATGATCCGTATATTAACGATTATTATCACCAAGCTCGGCTTGCGAAGAATTCTTCTAAAAACCGATTCCACCCGGCCCATCTTAAAGATTCGTCACAACGGGGTCGTAATGGTTCAGATTCACAACCTCATATTACTGTCAATTCACATGGAAGAGTTCCGTTCTCTTTGATTCGAAGGCCACAGTCGTTTCTTGAAGTGGAACCATCATCCGGTTCGGGTGATAACAGGTCTGAAGTTAAAAGATCTGAGAAACCGgtggatgatgattgatgataatgttgttgttgctgctcttATTGTTGTCCCAATTAACATGGCTATGAAGATTGGAATTATTGAGCCATTTACAGCCTCCAACCCCACCCTAGGAGCGGGAGCCGCGAGCCAGGCAGATGGTATCGGTGGCACAGCCtccgaccccaccctgggagcgggagccgcgagcCAGCCAGATGGTATCGATGTTTATTAATTACGCAGCagaaaattttcatcaggaccatagttaAAAAAtatggcaaaagatcaaatacaaataatcttaacatattAAACATACTAATTgaaagaaaactcaaaaagataaggtggcatttttgtaattaccaccaactatcaaagttactatacaaatgtgaactcaaccaaaaatacataaaaaacacaatttttttaatattttttataaaaaatcgccaCATTTTGTTAGCAAAAAAAATTGCTGCTACTaaaatagcgattttttaataaaaaatgttaaaaaaataaaataaaataattttgtgtgtttttttattttttagatttttttagatttttgggggtttagtttttagcattttagcttggggggtgttaggtttttggggggtgggggtgtttaggttttttgggggatggggggttaggttttttttaggtttttcaggtatatttgtagaataactttgatagttattgataattacaaaagtgccaccttgtctttttgagttttccttcaatttgtatgtttagtatgttaagattatttgtacaataACTTTCCCCTAGGAAATATTTATTAGAGTTCAAAACACCagatttttataataaataaatgagATAAACCCAGTTTTTATTcacaatacatttatagggataaaccctgattATTGAAAACATGATCTCTTTTTCATTTagataacttttatagccacttctttaagctTTCGGTGCTCCATAGCTGACTTCTAATAGctttcacattaagttacctgaagcgcgttttaaaaaggttttatcagcaagaaatattaGCGAGTACATTCCAGTTTATAAAAAACATTAGTTGTTATtacattacagtattaagggcgattacaatgtttatatctacccaattactcgttcagtacgtgtcactcgacgaatctgtgattatggtcatataaCACATTGGATAACCgtgcccaattgtgaaggttatcaagtactgtataattacaaagacttaatcactgtaattgtaattgataaacatttatagttttggaaaaaaaaacatttgaaatAATGGCTCACAAACTATGAGAAAAGGAGAATAACTCAcaaaaagagtttataaaaggggaatgactcacattgtagacttAGGTATTTATACAGGCTTCCTGGTAATATTTT
This genomic interval carries:
- the LOC110898480 gene encoding transcriptional corepressor LEUNIG isoform X4, whose product is MSQTHWEADKMLDVYIHDYLVKRDLKASAQAFQAEGKVSSDPVAIDAPGGFLFEWWSVFWDIFIARTNEKHSEVAASYIETQLNKAREQQQQQQQPHQTPHPQQQQQQQQQHQQMQMQQLILQRQAQQQQQQQQQQQAQQQQQQQQQQQQQQAQQQQQQQHQQQQQQQQRRDGSHLLNGGSNRLVGNDPLMRSNPGVNAIATKMYEEKLKVPLPRDSLDDAAMKRYGENVGQLLDPNQASILKSAAAAGQPSGQVLHGTAGSMSPQVQGRSQQLPGSAPEIKTEMNPILNPRAAGPEVSLIGIPGSNQGGNNLTLKGWPLTGLDQLRSGIMQQQKSFMQGSQPFHQLQMMSPQHQQQLLLAQQNMTSQSANDESRRLRMLLNNRSISMGKDGISNSVGDIPNVGSPIPGLPRNDTDMLLKIKMAQLQQQQQQQQQQQQQNGNQQQQQIHHSLSAPPPQNSNMNLQQEKIVGASSVGDGSMSNSFRGNDQTGRKRKQPVSSSGPANSSGTANTAGPSPSSAPSTPSTHTPGDVISMPALPHNDNTSKPLMMFRPDGPTTLTSPSNQLADMERFVEDGSLDDNVESFLSHDDTDLRDTVGRCMDVSKGFTFTEVNSVRASANKVVCCHFSSDGKLLATGGHDKKAVLWYTDALKLKTTLEEHSSMITDVRFSPSMPRLATSSFDKTVRVWDADNPGFSLRTFMGHSASVMSLDFHPNKDDLLCSCDGDGEIRYWSVNNGSCTRVFKGATSQVRFQPRHGRFLAAAAENIVSILDVETQACRHSLQGHTKPIHSICWDPTGELLASVSEDSVRVWSLLNGNEGECVHELSCNGNKFNSCVFHPSYASLLVIGCYQSLELWNMSENKTMTLSAHEGLIAGLALSTATGLVASASHDKIVKLWK
- the LOC110898480 gene encoding transcriptional corepressor LEUNIG isoform X2 encodes the protein MSQTHWEADKMLDVYIHDYLVKRDLKASAQAFQAEGKVSSDPVAIDAPGGFLFEWWSVFWDIFIARTNEKHSEVAASYIETQLNKAREQQQQQQQPHQTPHPQQQQQQQQQHQQMQMQQLILQRQAQQQQQQQQQQQAQQQQQQQQQQQQQQAQQQQQQQHQQQQQQQQRRDGSHLLNGGSNRLVGNDPLMRSNPGVNAIATKMYEEKLKVPLPRDSLDDAAMKRYGENVGQLLDPNQASILKSAAAAGQPSGQVLHGTAGSMSPQVQGRSQQLPGSAPEIKTEMNPILNPRAAGPEVSLIGIPGSNQGGNNLTLKGWPLTGLDQLRSGIMQQQKSFMQGSQPFHQLQMMSPQHQQQLLLAQQNMTSQSANDESRRLRMLLNNRSISMGKDGISNSVGDIPNVGSPIPGLPRNDTDMLLKIKMAQLQQQQQQQQQQQQQNGNQQQQQIHHSLSAPPPQNSNMNLQQEKIVGASSVGDGSMSNSFRGNDQTGRKRKQPVSSSGPANSSGTANTAGPSPSSAPSTPSTHTPGDVISMPALPHNDNTSKPLMMFRPDGPTTLTSPSNQLWDDKDIVQADMERFVEDGSLDDNVESFLSHDDTDLRDTVGRCMDVSKGFTFTEVNSVRASANKVVCCHFSSDGKLLATGGHDKKAVLWYTDALKLKTTLEEHSSMITDVRFSPSMPRLATSSFDKTVRVWDADNPGFSLRTFMGHSASVMSLDFHPNKDDLLCSCDGDGEIRYWSVNNGSCTRVFKGATSQVRFQPRHGRFLAAAAENIVSILDVETQACRHSLQGHTKPIHSICWDPTGELLASVSEDSVRVWSLLNGNEGECVHELSCNGNKFNSCVFHPSYASLLVIGCYQSLELWNMSENKTMTLSAHEGLIAGLALSTATGLVASASHDKIVKLWK
- the LOC110898480 gene encoding transcriptional corepressor LEUNIG isoform X1, encoding MSQTHWEADKMLDVYIHDYLVKRDLKASAQAFQAEGKVSSDPVAIDAPGGFLFEWWSVFWDIFIARTNEKHSEVAASYIETQLNKAREQQQQQQQPHQTPHPQQQQQQQQQHQQMQMQQLILQRQAQQQQQQQQQQQAQQQQQQQQQQQQQQAQQQQQQQHQQQQQQQQRRDGSHLLNGGSNRLVGNDPLMRSNPGVNAIATKMYEEKLKVPLPRDSLDDAAMKQRYGENVGQLLDPNQASILKSAAAAGQPSGQVLHGTAGSMSPQVQGRSQQLPGSAPEIKTEMNPILNPRAAGPEVSLIGIPGSNQGGNNLTLKGWPLTGLDQLRSGIMQQQKSFMQGSQPFHQLQMMSPQHQQQLLLAQQNMTSQSANDESRRLRMLLNNRSISMGKDGISNSVGDIPNVGSPIPGLPRNDTDMLLKIKMAQLQQQQQQQQQQQQQNGNQQQQQIHHSLSAPPPQNSNMNLQQEKIVGASSVGDGSMSNSFRGNDQTGRKRKQPVSSSGPANSSGTANTAGPSPSSAPSTPSTHTPGDVISMPALPHNDNTSKPLMMFRPDGPTTLTSPSNQLWDDKDIVQADMERFVEDGSLDDNVESFLSHDDTDLRDTVGRCMDVSKGFTFTEVNSVRASANKVVCCHFSSDGKLLATGGHDKKAVLWYTDALKLKTTLEEHSSMITDVRFSPSMPRLATSSFDKTVRVWDADNPGFSLRTFMGHSASVMSLDFHPNKDDLLCSCDGDGEIRYWSVNNGSCTRVFKGATSQVRFQPRHGRFLAAAAENIVSILDVETQACRHSLQGHTKPIHSICWDPTGELLASVSEDSVRVWSLLNGNEGECVHELSCNGNKFNSCVFHPSYASLLVIGCYQSLELWNMSENKTMTLSAHEGLIAGLALSTATGLVASASHDKIVKLWK
- the LOC110898480 gene encoding transcriptional corepressor LEUNIG isoform X3, yielding MSQTHWEADKMLDVYIHDYLVKRDLKASAQAFQAEGKVSSDPVAIDAPGGFLFEWWSVFWDIFIARTNEKHSEVAASYIETQLNKAREQQQQQQQPHQTPHPQQQQQQQQQHQQMQMQQLILQRQAQQQQQQQQQQQAQQQQQQQQQQQQQQAQQQQQQQHQQQQQQQQRRDGSHLLNGGSNRLVGNDPLMRSNPGVNAIATKMYEEKLKVPLPRDSLDDAAMKQRYGENVGQLLDPNQASILKSAAAAGQPSGQVLHGTAGSMSPQVQGRSQQLPGSAPEIKTEMNPILNPRAAGPEVSLIGIPGSNQGGNNLTLKGWPLTGLDQLRSGIMQQQKSFMQGSQPFHQLQMMSPQHQQQLLLAQQNMTSQSANDESRRLRMLLNNRSISMGKDGISNSVGDIPNVGSPIPGLPRNDTDMLLKIKMAQLQQQQQQQQQQQQQNGNQQQQQIHHSLSAPPPQNSNMNLQQEKIVGASSVGDGSMSNSFRGNDQTGRKRKQPVSSSGPANSSGTANTAGPSPSSAPSTPSTHTPGDVISMPALPHNDNTSKPLMMFRPDGPTTLTSPSNQLADMERFVEDGSLDDNVESFLSHDDTDLRDTVGRCMDVSKGFTFTEVNSVRASANKVVCCHFSSDGKLLATGGHDKKAVLWYTDALKLKTTLEEHSSMITDVRFSPSMPRLATSSFDKTVRVWDADNPGFSLRTFMGHSASVMSLDFHPNKDDLLCSCDGDGEIRYWSVNNGSCTRVFKGATSQVRFQPRHGRFLAAAAENIVSILDVETQACRHSLQGHTKPIHSICWDPTGELLASVSEDSVRVWSLLNGNEGECVHELSCNGNKFNSCVFHPSYASLLVIGCYQSLELWNMSENKTMTLSAHEGLIAGLALSTATGLVASASHDKIVKLWK